A single Primulina eburnea isolate SZY01 chromosome 11, ASM2296580v1, whole genome shotgun sequence DNA region contains:
- the LOC140805080 gene encoding uncharacterized protein codes for MLDFDEASVQTNLGSFLDSTTPTVPSHFLYKSDMKKLNRVWHPLEREKVESFMLGDLWNIFDEWSAYGAGVPVTADDAKNLDQYFVPYLSAIQIFTTSSLINCLKDREETDSTSETRDSFNDSFSDESESEKLSRWDGCSSDEAPFERDNFWRPNEKLGSLYFQYFEKSSPYGRVPLMDKVSVLAQRYPGLMSLRSVDLSPASWMAVAWYPIYHIPTTGRTFKDLQACFLTYHTLSSSFQDMDFEDEVITVDKETDKGAVISLTPFGLATYKMQGDVWLSEKNAQDKEKLGTLLSAADSWLKQLGVQHHDFDYFMGLRHA; via the exons ATGTTGGATTTCGACGAGGCATCAGTGCAAACAAACCTGGGATCCTTCTTGGATAGCACAACACCCACGGTCCCATCTCATTTTTTGTACAAG AGTGATATGAAGAAGCTTAATAGGGTATGGCATCCTTTGGAAAGGGAGAAAGTTGAGTCTTTTATGTTGGGTGATCTTTGGAATATTTTTGATGAATGGAGTGCCTATGGGGCTGGAGTCCCCGTTACTGCTGACGATGCCAAGAATTTAGACCAATATTTTGTGCCTTATCTCTCTGCTATCCAAATTTTCACCACCTCTTCATTGATTAACTGTCTAAA GGATAGGGAAGAGACGGACTCGACGAGTGAGACTAGGGATTCTTTTAATGATTCGTTCAGTGATGAGAGCGAGAGTGAGAAGTTGTCGAGATGGGATGGATGCTCGTCTGATGAAGCACCATTCGAGCGTGATAACTTTTGGCGTCCAAATGAAAAATTGGGTAGTCTTTACTTTCAGTATTTTGAGAAATCGTCCCCATACGGAAGAGTTCCTCTCATGGACAAG GTAAGCGTCTTAGCTCAACGTTACCCTGGATTAATGTCGTTGAGAAGTGTAGATCTGTCACCAGCTAGTTGGATGGCAGTAGCGTG GTACCCAATTTATCACATCCCTACCACCGGAAGAACTTTTAAAGACTTGCAAGCGTGCTTTCTCACATATCACACCCTTTCTTCCTCCTTTCAAG ATATGGATTTTGAAGACGAGGTTATAACTGTTGATAAAGAAACTGATAAAGGAGCAGTCATCTCCCTCACTCCGTTTGGTTTGGCTACTTACAAGATGCAAGGCGACGTGTGGCTCTCGGAGAAAAATGCTCAGGACAAAGAAAagttgggaacacttttgagcGCGGCAGACTCGTGGCTAAAGCAACTTGGCGTCCAACATCATGACTTTGACTACTTCATGGGCTTGCGACATGCATGA
- the LOC140804330 gene encoding protochlorophyllide reductase-like: MSLQAASLVSSTLSIPKENKASGLKETSLFGASLPLSLKAECNSSLNKEFRKKLANGPIKAQTIATAPSINQASTEEKKTRTKGTVIVTGASSGLGLAAAKALAETGKWHVIMACRNFLKAEKAAKSVGIAKEDYTVMHLDLASLESVRQFVDAFRLSGRPLDVLVCNAAVYFPTAKEPTCTAEGFELSVGTNHLGHFLLCRLLLEDLKKSDYLQKRLIIVGSITGNTNTLAGNVPPKANLGDLRGLRGGLNGVGSSSMIDGGEFDGAKAYKDSKVCNMLTMQEFHRRFHEETGITFVSLYPGCIAETALFREHISLFRILFPPFQKYITKGYVSEAEAGQRLAQVVSDPSLSKSGVYWSWNNNSSSFENTLSKEASDAEKASKLWEISEKLVGLA; encoded by the exons ATGTCTCTCCAAGCAGCTTCCTTGGTTTCATCGACCCTTTCCATTCCGAAAGAG AACAAGGCAAGTGGTTTAAAAGAGACATCCCTTTTTGGAGCTTCATTGCCACTCTCTCTTAAAGCTGAATGCAACTCTTCTTTGAACAAG GAATTTAGAAAGAAGCTGGCAAATGGACCAATTAAAGCACAAACGATAGCCACAGCTCCATCCATCAATCAGGCTTCAACAGAAGAGAAGAAAACTCGAACCAAAGGCACCGTCATAGTCACCGGAGCCTCCTCAGGATTAGGCCTTGCGGCTGCAAAGGCTCTTGCCGAAACAGGAAAATGGCATGTTATCATGGCCTGCAGGAATTTTCTCAAGGCCGAAAAAGCTGCGAAATCCGTTGGCATTGCTAAAGAAGACTACACAGTCATGCATCTTGACCTTGCCTCTCTTGAAAGTGTCCGCCAGTTTGTCGACGCTTTTCGACTTTCGGGGAGGCCGCTTGACGTGCTGGTTTGCAATGCCGCCGTTTACTTCCCAACTGCTAAAGAGCCGACATGTACTGCTGAGGGGTTCGAGCTCAGTGTTGGCACAAATCATCTTGGTCATTTCCTTCTTTGTAGGTTGCTATTGGAAGATCTGAAAAAATCAGATTATCTACAGAAGCGCCTCATTATTGTTGGTTCCATTACAG GTAACACGAACACCTTGGCTGGAAACGTGCCACCAAAAGCCAACTTAGGGGATTTAAGGGGACTTAGAGGAGGTTTGAACGGAGTAGGCAGCTCATCCATGATAGACGGGGGCGAATTTGATGGTGCCAAAGCCTACAAAGACAGCAAAGTCTGCAACATGCTGACTATGCAAGAGTTTCACAGGCGTTTTCACGAGGAAACTGGCATTACCTTCGTATCGCTCTACCCTGGATGCATCGCTGAAACGGCATTATTCAGAGAACACATTTCACTTTTCAGGATTCTCTTCCCACCTTTCCAGAAGTATATCACCAAAGGTTATGTCTCTGAAGCAGAAGCTGGACAAAGACTTGCACAG GTTGTTAGCGATCCAAGCCTCTCAAAGTCGGGTGTATACTGGAGCTGGAATAACAACTCGTCGTCTTTTGAGAATACCCTCTCGAAAGAAGCCAGTGATGCTGAGAAAGCAAGTAAACTGTGGGAAATCAGCGAAAAACTCGTTGGATTGGCTTGA